In Lolium rigidum isolate FL_2022 chromosome 7, APGP_CSIRO_Lrig_0.1, whole genome shotgun sequence, the DNA window GGCTCTAGTAAAAAATGCTAGTTCTTGAAAGATAACAGTTTCAAAATTTCTGTGCTGCTAGCATTTACAAGAAGTAATTTTCTGTAAGATTTCTACGATCTATCCACTATCCATCAGGTCTTAAAATGTAAATAAAGGGTTCATCAACAAAGTGGAATATGAAATCTACAAAACCAAGTGTATAAAAGGAAAAAAGACAATGCATGCAATAAAAACTGATAAATAGTTTATATCGGTCAAATGTGGAGTATAAGCATACCCATTCTGTGGTTCCAAGAAATAAACAGAGATGCCTTCAACCTTTCCAAACCATACTTTTATCTCTGTTCCACTCCAAGTAAAACTTTGACGGCAATGTAAATCCTTCACCTGCACGAAAAGAAAGGCAACTCAATAAGAAAAAACAACTATACTGATAAACGCCATCCCACCGATCAAGCAAGCACATAAAACACTATGAACAAAGAcaaatatagtactccctccgtccataaaaggatgtcggagAATTGTCTAAATTCGGAAGTATCCatacactaaagagtgtctagatgcatctaaatttagacaaaattgtgacatccttttatggacagaggtagtagtacAATTAAATACTGCTACATGCAATTATAAAATAGAGAAAAATACAACTTGTTTCTGAGAGCGGTGCTTCAGTGCTCTACGCAAAGAAAGCGCAAATTCTAGAACATGTTGagatttataaccacccattgagTTACTAACAGTTGCTTCATTATCTGCACAATTCAGTTTCTGGGAAGCTTTGGGACTCCAGAATCTAGACTGCAATTATGCGAATGACATACACACATAGCGCCACAGAATAATTGTGTGCTATTATACTAGTATAATTCACTAACAGGCCACAATAAGACCAAAAAAAGCAAGAAAAATAAAGACACCAGGATAAAGTGCAGTGTACAACTTACATTGCTTAGGTTTAAACAGTCATACTTTGGAATAATGACCTCAACCTTGTGGCCTAAATCTTGAATAGCTCGTGAAAGACTAGTAACAACATCGCCAAGACCCCCAACCTGTTACAACATTGGTCATTTTTCAGCATGTCATCATTTTGTGTACCAAAAGAACATtgtaagaaacatttacctttgcaataggaGCCATTTCTACTGCAATGTGCACAATATGCATAGGTGGTTCCTTCCCCATGGAATCAGAGACAGGAATATGGTAGTCCATCCCATTTCGGTTGTCATATGTTCCACCTTCTTCCGACTCAGAGAAAACAAAGTCCATCATGTATGcatccataggaaccctaactggaAAACAGACAGATCAATCAAAAGAGATGCAAAAGGAGAAACACCCCCTCATAATACAAAATTTATGTACAGGCTAGTTGAAAGCACCAACTGAGCTACAATCATAAATACCAGCAACAGCCAAAACAATGGTCCAAAAATAAGTCATGAAAGGAAGTaggattgagttccacataatttGGTAAGTTTGAAGAGGCTCTGTTTTTCTGTTATCAGCATTTGCATCTTATGAGATTTTTTCTAGTATACGGAGAAAGTAGTATTTCACTATTTTGAGCTCTTCTGAAAAGAAGTACAGACAGATTTATAGGAGCATATACATTATAAATGTAGAAATCATCATCGGATGATACAAATCCGGCAAGTAGCTTTGGATGAAAATATCTAGGGGGTGGATCTAGTGGTACTTGATATTGTATTAACATGAAAAATGCTTCAAGAAAAGGTCACTGACAAGGATCCAAACCTGTGGCTTGTAAGTGTGAGCCATTTTCTGCATTCACCATCTTCTGTGGTGGCAAAGGACCACTTGGATGAGTCCAACGGTTAAATGAACATCTGAACCAAACTTCTGGACTTCCATTCAGCACTGTGTTAGAAGGATTGTACAGAACATCCACGGTGGTTCCTGCACGTACTTCAAGTGGCTCAGTATAGACAATGTGTTTCTGTGAGAGAAGAAACTCTCTCATAGTCTTCTCCTTTGTCTGAGCTTTCATCCTTGCAGTTATCTCAGCCTATTGCAACCAAACAAAAGGTAAATGTCAAAACAGAAGAGAAATAATATTTTTGGTTTAATGTGTAATCAAGTATAGATAGTATAATACTCATAGCCTCCTAGATTATATGCATTGATTCTCTTGAACTAACCCTTCTCCGACCAGCATCCTCCCTTTCTTTCCTGTCTTGCTGAAGCCTTTCAAATATCCTATTTTCTTCTTCAACCCAAAATAAATTATCAGATATGCTCTTTGCAACGGCAGCATGGAAATCTTGTTTTTCATTGTTATCATACTTCCTTGCATTCCCAGGAGGTCCATCAGCAAAAACCCAGTCCAACACCAATGCACTTTCAGGTAAAGTAACTATACAGGGAGTAAAGTCAAGTGTAAGCTATATGtatgaaaagaaaaaggagaaagtaAACAAATACATGGTATCAGATCTTCAAACTCATTCAGGAGTGAACACATATTTTACGAGAGAAACGTCAATGTGTAATTTAGAGGCATACACAATGCCTGAATTACCATGCTTATTTTATGTCGATACATAATTAAATGGCAGCATTATGACAATGTGAATCCTAACTCCTAAGAGATGGAATGTGTGAATTAACATTCCAGTTGCATAGCACCAATCACCATCCTTTTCTTTAGACACGCACGTTTGCCCGTGGGTTGAAACGGGAGAGAAAAAATGATGTGTATTCAAATTTAAGCAAATATATACTCCACCCGTGAATCTTCTGCACGGCAAATGCCAGTTGCCATCTACCTGAACGCCCATCATCAGAACGTTCACCAGAACACCGGTGATCCGGCAACGACGAACCAGAGCCACACACTACAACGTGGACTAAGCTAAACCGATGTGGGATCCAAGAGAGGTGAGATGGCATCCGGGTTGGAATGAGCGGGGGCAGGGAAGAAGGAGCTTGCATGGGCATGCACGAGCCCACGGCTACTGGAGGTCGGGTTCCACTGCAGCCGCACGCTCTGCTAATCCCACATGGCTACGGAGCAAAGCCCGTTGCCATCTACCAGAATGCTCATCATCAGAACGCCATTCACCCGGCAACGACGAAATTCACTCATGAAAGATGCATCAAATTCAGAAAGCTTTTAGTTTGTTTTACTCGTCAGAATTGCTTCTTTTATGTCGACACCATAATAAAATGGCAGCGTTATGACAATATGAATCCTAACTCCTAAGAGATGAGATGTGTGAATTAACATACCAGTTGCATACCACCAATCACCATCCTTTTCTTCAGATTTGACTAGTCTTTCAGCAATAGAGGGCCCATCAATCCAGTTGTTGTAACCCCCATGCAACCATATCTCATttgtatgcattagtggtctcgaggTTCGATTATAGTATAATCTGACCCTATCCCCTCCTTTGTATGTGTTAGGCTCTATATACCATAGATTATCGGCGTATCTGCTGGCTGAACCCAACACATGCTCCAATCTATTCCTCATCATCTCAACCTCAGCCTTTGCTTGTTCCCTGTCAGCCTCCACTTTGGCCCTTTCTTCCTCCTTCCGGCGCTCTTCCTCAGCTTGTCTTTCCCTTTCAGCTTCTTCTGCGGCAAGCCTTTCAAGTTCCATTTGCTTTTCTTCAAGCAGGAAGTCCTCAAATGAGTGTTCATCAATGTCACTTTTTATTTGCAGGACGAAATCATTATAATTGTTGTTTTCATATACGGTGTCACCATTAAAGAACACAAAGTCTAATCTGTATGCCTGCTTGGGTATGTAGAGCTTACAACACCACCAATCCCCTGTTAGTTCACTTTTATGTAATTTTTCAGTAAAAGGGTTCCATCTCCAACCATTGAATGCCCCTTTGATAAGAATATCAGGCTGGCTTGCTAAGGCAGAGATGCTACGATTTAAGTAAAGCTCAATAACTGAATCAGCTTTCACCACTTCAGGAAAAACAAAACAGTTGTTCCCGATCGAATACGTTTCATATGCAAGCTTTTCAAGCCTCCGCTTTATTGCTTGAGGATCAACATCCTCCTGTACCTGTTCTTGCATCTCTGGTTCATGCTGTTCCTCATCTTCTGCTATCCTCAGTTCATCACCAGCAACCAAAGGCTCTTCATTGTCATCTTTACTAGCCCCGGCTTCATCTTCTGATAAAAGAAATTCTCTAGGCTCGAGATGCTTGCTGGCTATCTGCTCAACTTCTTCTTCAGAAATATCCTTTTCACTAACTATGGTAGTTTGCTTCGTTGGATCTTCTTCAATGACATCAACAACTGACTGGCTTTGTTCAGGAACATCGTCGACTGATGTGTCTTGCTCACTGGAACTAATTACCTGTTCGTCTTGTTCATGAACACCAATAACGGATTGGTTGTGTCCTTGAGTGCTACCAAGCGATGAACCCACCAGCGCACTTATTTTGCCACGGTACTCCTCAAGTTCTCTGTCAATTGACTCGGCATCCATGGAGGTGGAAGGCAATGCTGGAGACTGCTTCTGGTCAGGCTCTTCTTCAGCCTCAGCCTCATTCACTCCCTCCAGCTCCGCACTAGTAGAAACATTTTCTGACAAGTCCACACTAGATTCTTCAACTGGAGTACTTTCCTGTTCTGTTGCTTCACTAGTGAGCGTCCCATTGCTTGTGCCAAGATCACCTTCATCGGCGCTACTCTGCTCAATCTTCTCCGTGCTGGATTCAGCGGCAGGTCCTGGAGCATATCCTCTAGAGGCAGTGCCTTTGGACTTGGGAGCTGATGATCTCGTTGGACTCCTCTTAGGGTAATCTGAACAACGCAATGTTACGAGAACATGAGCTAAGCAGTATGGCCAAAGAACTCAGAGACTGGCTTTTAACAAAATCAAATCCCGAACCTGAACTGGCTACCATGCATCGAACAAGCCTGGCTCTTGAAAATCTGCTGCACTTTACGATGGACTGGAACAAGAACAGAGAAGTGTGAGTAGATCACTTGCCTGAATGTAATACGGAGCAGCACATTTTTATTACTGAACTAATTATTCACCCGTAGCACCCAAATAATCCAAGAACTTATCCCGTGATTGCAAACTATCAAACTGGCCAAACCAACAGATTGCTTGAGAGGGGAGCAAAAGAATCATAAAGTCCACTGAAGATACACAGGAAACAAACACCCCAACATTTGACAAACTGGAACAGAAGTTCGCACATAGGCAATGGCACAACAACTCTGCGAGACAGACACGCAGGCGTACCCTGCCCACCAATCGAACTTGTCCAGGCCAAAATGGGGCCAAAATGAAAAACGCAAAACTGCAGCAGGGACGAAATAGCTCCAAGTGACGAAGAGAACACGCACCTGCGCGACgccggtagcggcggcggcggtggcggggcgcAGGACGAGCACCGGGCGGCTCCGGGAGCAGAGCGGGGTCTGCGCCCGGAGAGCCATCTCCATTGCCGTGCCGGAGGCAGAAGCTCCCGCTTGGCCCCGGCCCCCACCTCCCCTGATCCCTCCTTCTCCCTCCCCGCGCCCCTACACCAAAAGCTGACCTTCTTCTTTGTTTTTCCTGGCCTCTAAAAACTCGCATCGAAACGCGCAGCCGTACTGTCTGTACACACACGCTCGATCGAAAGGGATAGTGCCTTTCCCCCAGTGTGCGTGCGATTTATGTGGGGCGAAGAAATTTCCGGCAAGTTTATACTTGTTATTGCCTCATCATGATTTCTTTCCCTCGTTTTCCCCCTGCCGGAAATGTGTGGACGGAAGGGATgggttttctcttttctttcggCAAAACGAGAAAACGAAGATGGATGGGGTTTCTCGGATCGGCTGCGCAGAGGGGGCACGTCACAGGCATGTGGGCCCGGAGCTTGCGCTACGGAGTATGGATATGGACGGCTCTTGTTTGTCCCGGAGGGCACGTAGTAGGATGAGCCGTGTAGCTTGGGCAGCTGGCTGCTCCATTCTGGAACATTCGTGTAGATCTCGCCATTTTAATTTCACCACTTTGACCATGTCCAGAACTCTTTATTGCAATCTCCCACCGATCTAGGGTACTACGGCACTGCTCAACCAGAGAACGGGCACGTGTCCTTTACTGTCCGAGTGCATTAACTCCCGTTGTGTGTCCGAACACATGAACACACGATCGAGAACCAAACCCTACAATACGAGCGAAACAGTAGTGTGTTAACAATGACATCCAGTAGGttttgtgtattgcgataatattGGACCCATTCTGCTTAGCTTTAACCTGTGAAGAAAAGAAACGCGTCTGAGTTTTCTTCTCACCTCTAGAATTACACGCATGATTTTTCTGGCACCTCTGATTGACCAAATACATTGCACCCGCACATCTTGCTTAGTTGGTAATATTGCTCAGGGGAAAAGGTAAGCGAGATCTTGCCCCTGCATGCAATGTTGACTTAAGTAAGACATCATCAGGGCATCAACAACTCAAGAGTTAAAAACATTAAAGAGACTTGCTCATCAGTTCTAACGGTATATTTTTCAGGCCAatggtgtttttttttcttcgtgGCCAATATGCCACTGATGTTGCGGAACTATAGACTGGAACTGTTGCAACGACAAGTGGAAAAAATGCAAGCTAAAGAGCTCATCTGATTTCTCCTCTTACACGAGTTCAACTGCATGACTGAAATTGGTTCTGGTGAAGGGATCAAGACATGTTCCAAGGGCGAAAACAAATGCATAGTAATCATACAAAAGAACAAACATGC includes these proteins:
- the LOC124675994 gene encoding soluble starch synthase 3a, chloroplastic/amyloplastic-like, with protein sequence MEMALRAQTPLCSRSRPVLVLRPATAAAATGVAQSIVKCSRFSRARLVRCMVASSDYPKRSPTRSSAPKSKGTASRGYAPGPAAESSTEKIEQSSADEGDLGTSNGTLTSEATEQESTPVEESSVDLSENVSTSAELEGVNEAEAEEEPDQKQSPALPSTSMDAESIDRELEEYRGKISALVGSSLGSTQGHNQSVIGVHEQDEQVISSSEQDTSVDDVPEQSQSVVDVIEEDPTKQTTIVSEKDISEEEVEQIASKHLEPREFLLSEDEAGASKDDNEEPLVAGDELRIAEDEEQHEPEMQEQVQEDVDPQAIKRRLEKLAYETYSIGNNCFVFPEVVKADSVIELYLNRSISALASQPDILIKGAFNGWRWNPFTEKLHKSELTGDWWCCKLYIPKQAYRLDFVFFNGDTVYENNNYNDFVLQIKSDIDEHSFEDFLLEEKQMELERLAAEEAERERQAEEERRKEEERAKVEADREQAKAEVEMMRNRLEHVLGSASRYADNLWYIEPNTYKGGDRVRLYYNRTSRPLMHTNEIWLHGGYNNWIDGPSIAERLVKSEEKDGDWWYATVTLPESALVLDWVFADGPPGNARKYDNNEKQDFHAAVAKSISDNLFWVEEENRIFERLQQDRKEREDAGRRRAEITARMKAQTKEKTMREFLLSQKHIVYTEPLEVRAGTTVDVLYNPSNTVLNGSPEVWFRCSFNRWTHPSGPLPPQKMVNAENGSHLQATVRVPMDAYMMDFVFSESEEGGTYDNRNGMDYHIPVSDSMGKEPPMHIVHIAVEMAPIAKVGGLGDVVTSLSRAIQDLGHKVEVIIPKYDCLNLSNVKDLHCRQSFTWSGTEIKVWFGKVEGISVYFLEPQNGMFWVGCVYGKNDESRFGFFCHSALEFLFQSGSSPDIIHCHDWSSAPVAWLYKQQYVHNGLPNGRVVFTIHNLEFGANQIGKAMAHCDKATTVSDTYSKEVSGHGSIAPHYFKFHGIRNGIDSDIWDPYNDNFIPVYYTSENVVEGKSSAKRALQGKLGLHQTDAPLVGIISRLTAQKGIHLIKHAIYRTLERNGQVVLLGSAPDPRIQSDFINLAKKLHGEFDGRVKLCLTYDEPLSHLIYAGADFILVPSIFEPCGLTQLTAMRYGSIPIVRKTGGLYDTVFDVDDDKDRAHEQGLEPNGFSFEGADSNGVDYALDRAITTWYDARDWFNSLCKRVMEQDWSWNRPALDYMELYHSARKN